Genomic window (Anaerolineae bacterium):
CGCACCTTTTTGCAGCCAAAATGGAGCATCACCTGGAGTACCTGGGTCAAAAAGAGGTGTGGATCACCGCCGAAAGTCCCATCGGCTTCCGGCGCTGGATGATTGAATACGGCCTGGAATTGAACCACACCGAACAGCACGAGTTAGGCGGGGCTACCTTTTACATTTTAACCAGAGAAATCTGGGAGAATGTCAAGTGGCGTTTGTGCGTGGGCGACCGGCCCGCGCCCCAGCCGCTGATGGACGTGGCCCAAAAAGAAATCAAAATTGCCAGTGAAAGAATGATTATAGAGCAAATCCTCGGCGCAAAGAGGAGGCAACTAAAATGAGAAACGTAGCTATTTTAGGCGTGGGTATGGTTCCTTTTGAGCGGCGCGAAGACGATAGCCTGCTGGATATGCTTTCGATGGCCGCCCTCAAGGCAATGGACGACGCCAACATTGGCAATAGACCCATTGACGCAGTTTACGTGGGCAATATGGGCGCGGGCCTGTTTAATCACCAACTGGCGGTGGCCAGCGCCCTGGTTGACAGCCTCAACCTCTTCCCGGCCGCAGCCGACAGCGTGGAAAACGGCCCGGCTTCCGGGGGGTCGGCTTTAAAGAACGGCATTTTGGCCGTAGCCTCCGGCTATTACAACCTGGTGCTGGTAGTGGGCGGCGAAAAAATGCGCGACGTGATTGGGCCAAAAGCCACCGATATTGTGGCCGCCATGACCCATCCCCAGGCCGAGTACATTTATGGGGCCACCCTGCCCTCGATGGCCGGGATGTTTGCCCGACTCTACATGCAACAATATGGCGTTACCGAAGAGCATCTGGCCAAAGTGGCGATCAAAAACCACCAAAACGGCATGCTCAACCCCTACGCCCATATTCACATGAATATCTCGTTAGAAGGCATCCTGACCAGCCCCCACTCCATTGTTAACAATCCCATTGTGGCCGACCCGCTGCGGCTATACGACTGCTGCCCGGTCAGCGACGGGGCCGCCGCCTGCTTGCTCTGCCCGGCGGATATGGTCAAGGAGTTCAAAAAACCGGCGGTGATAGTAGCCGGGTTTGGCCAGGCCACCGACACGCACACCCTGCAAGAACGGGCCGACCCCACAGATTTGAAAGCCGTGCGGCTGGCCGCGCAAAAGGCGTTTGAGATGGCCAAACTCTCTCCCAAAGATATTGACGTGGCCGAACTGCACGACGCTTTCACTATTCTGGAAATTGCCGAAAGTGAGCACGCCGGCTTCTTTGAAAAAGGCGCCGGGGCCAAAGCCCTGGCCTCCGGTGAAACGCAAATAGGCGGCAGTCTGCCCATCAATCCCTCCGGCGGCCTCAAAGCGCGAGGGCATCCGGTGGGTGCCACGGGCGTGGCTCAGGTAGTCGAACTGGTGTGGCAACTTCGCGGCGAGGCCGACGAACGGCAGGTGAAAGATGCCGAAAAAGGTTTCTCGCTTAACTTTGGCGGCTTTGGCAATAACGTGGTGGCCTTTGTTTTAAGGAGAGAATCATGAACAAGCTGGTAGCATACAAATGTAAAAGCTGCGGTCATTTGATGAACCCCAAACATTTCCGCTGCCTCAACTGCAACGGGCGGGAATTTGAGGAAGCGCCAACGCCGGAAGAATGTAAACTGGTAACCTATACCGACGTTTGGAACCTGCCCTGGGGCATTGATGAAAGAGCGCGGTTTCTGGGCATTGTTGAATTTAAGAACGGCCTCAAAGCCATGGGCTGGGTAAAAGCGCCCGAACCCAAAGCAGGCATGAAGCTCAAGGCCAATTGGGAGCCGGTGCGGATCATCGGCGGCGAGGCGGTTTATGGATTGACGTTGGAGCCGGTGAAAAAGTAAAACCACAGCGGATATAAAAGGCGAAACCACAAAAGGCACAAAGGACACAAAGAACACAAAGTAGAATAAGGAATTGATAATGAAGGCATTTGTGCCTATACCGGAAGAGGTGGAGAGAGTTGGTCGTGTGCTACTTGAGGCGGGGATGGAAGTCCATCGGTCATTGGGGCCTGGGTTTATCGAGCGAATCTATGAAGAGGCGTTGTGTCACGAACTGACCTTACGTAACACATCTTTTGAGCGTCAGAAGACAATTGAAGTGTTTTACAAAAATGTGTCACTTGGAGAACAACGTATTGACTTGGTCATAAACGATATGATCATCGTCGAACTCAAGGCCGTAGAAAAAATCCTGCCTATCCACGAAGCGCAACTACTCTCATATCTCAAAGCCACCAACCTCCGGCTGGGTTTCATTCTTAACTTTAACGTTCCGCTCTTTAAGAATGGCATCAGGCGTATGGTATTATGACCACAAAGGTCACGAAGAACGTAAAGAGCCCTTTTAATTCTTTGCGCCTTTGTGTCCTTTGTGCCTTTGTGGTTTATCACGCGAAAGGAGAATTTTTACGATGAAACTGATTGATTTGACTATTCCCTTTGGGGTGGCTACCCCGCCGTGGCCCACCTACGAACCGTTACAACTGAAGTATTTTAAACGACAGGCCCCCAACGGGGCCAACGGCCAGTTGCTGACTCACTCCAATCACCTGGGCACCCACCTGGACGGCGAAATCCACTTTTACACCGCCGGTAAAGATATTGCCGCCCTGGATTTGAACGAATTCCTGATGGGGCCGGGGGTGGTGGTGGATTTGTCTGACGCGGCAGGCGACTACCAGATTTACACCTCCAAAATGATTGAGGAACGGGTGGAAGTGCGCGAAAACGACATCCTCATCATCCACACCGGCTACCATCATTTTGGCTGGGACATGCCTACCGCCGACGAAGTGCGCTACATGGTGCAGCATTCCGGCCCCGACCGCGAATTTGCCGAGTGGGCCAAAGCCAAAAAAATCCGCTGGATTGGCGTGGACTGCGGCAGCGCCGACCATCCCATGAACACCATCATTCGCGATTGGATGCCGCGCCAGGCCATCGAAGCCGACCGGGTCTTTCAAGAGATGTATGGCGCGTCCCTGGCCGAAGTTTTCACCCCCGATAAATACCAGTTAATGCACATTGAAATGTTCCCCCACCACATCATCCACGCCGAGTGCATTGGCGGCGACATTGACCTGCTGCTCAACCGGCGCACCACCATCGGTTTTTTCCCGTGGCGTTTTGTGGATGGGGAATCTTCCATCGGCCGCTGCGTGGCTCTGGTGGACGAGGCCGAGTACGAGGAACTGATGGCCCGCAAAGCCCAGTTACCCCAAACCCGTTTTGGCGATTGTTACAACCCTGAGCACGTAAAGCGGATTGAGCAATTAACCAAACGTTTTTAAAGAGGTTACGTTATGCCACGTAATCCAAGCCTAGCACTGCCATCAAAGCAAGATGGAGGGACCAGAAAGGAGGTGAGGCCGGTCAATAACGGCTAAACAATAGATTATCCGAGTCCAGTTAAGATAATTCTTTAATTTATGCACACGAAAGGAGATCTATCAATGGCAGTTGCAACTCAAGAAAAGAAACTGATTGGGTATCTTCCCAATGATACCCCGCCCTGGGGGCCGATGATTGGCCTGGCCTTCCAGCACGTGCTGACCATGTTCCCGGCGACAGTGCTGGTGGCTATTCTCACCGGTTTTGATGTGGGCGTCACGCTGTTTGCCTCGGGCCTGGCCACCATCATTGCCCTGCTGGTATCGTCACGGCTGGCCAAGAGCTATATCCCCCTATACTATGGTTCGAGTTTCTCCTACATTGCCCCGGTGGTCGCTATTACTATGACCAATATTTATAATGTTGACGACCCGGTCACCCGCATCCGCATTGCCCAGGGCGGTATTGTGATGACCGGCGTGCTCAACGTGCTGGTGGGCATTCTTATTCGTTACGTGGGTAAAGATAAACTCGACAAAGTTTTGCCGCCAGAAGTGACCGGCTCGGTGGCCACGGTCATTGGCATTGCCCTGGCCTTTGCCGCCCTGGGCATGGCCGAGGCTAACTGGGCGGTTGCCTTGATTACCTTACTGGTGACCATCCTGTTCTCGGTTTACCTGCGCGGGCGAGGTTTTATTGGCATGCTGCCGGTGCTGTTAGGGGCGCTGGTGGGTTATATTGTCTCCATCCCCCTGGGGTTGGTAGACTTTGTACCGGTGGGTGAAGCAGCCTGGTTCCGCGTGCCCCAATTCACGTTCCCCATATTTTGGAGTCAGGCCGCCGGGCTGGCCCCGCTGCTGGCCATTGCTCCCATCGCCATTGCCACCATCCCGGAGAGCACGGCTCACCTCTACCAGATTAGCCTGTACGTAGACCAGTTGGCCGGTGAAATGAAAAGACCGCCGGTCAAGTTAAGCCGCTTCATCGGCCTGAACCTGGTTTGCGACGGCATTGGCGACGCGGTTAACGGCCTGCTGGGCGGCTGCGCCGGCACCAACTACGGCGAGAACAACTCGCTGATGGCCATCACCCGCAACTATTCCGGCCCGGCCCTGATTACAGCCGGGGTGATTGCCATCCTGCTGGGGTTCATCGGCAAACTGGCCGCGCTGGTGGGCACCCTGCCCCTGGCCGTAACCGGCGGCCTGGCTATTTACCTGTTCGGCGTGATTGGCGCGCAGGGGATCGCCCTGCAAATTGCCCAAAAAGTCAATATGTTTGATCCGCGCAAGCTGGCCGTGATTGCCACCATCCTGGTCATCGGCATTGGCGGGGCCATTGGCTTTGAGGGAGGGATGATTCCGTTTTACGGGCTGAATCTGCCCTCTATTGCTACCTCGGCCGTCGTCGGGATTATTCTCAACCTTATCTTCCTGATCTTCCCGGCCAGGCAGATTGACAGGGAGTTTGAAGAAGTACCCATCGAGGCCCTGGAACTGGAAGTCTAAGCCAGAGGTCAAAGTAGCAGGGTCGCGCGGTAGCAAATTGCCATAATCCTGCGACCCTGCCACTCCTATATTAAAAATGACCAACGATGAATGACCAATGTCATTCGTCGTAGGAGGTAAACATTATGCTGGCAAAACCTGGCCTGCCAAGTTTTGATTATGTACAAGCAAGCACGCCCGATGAGGCCGCCGGTTTATTAAAAGAGCACGGCCCGTCGGCCAGGCTGCTGATGGGCGGCACCGATCTTTTTGCGCGGATGCGCGACGGCTTTATCCAGCCCCAGGTAGTGGTGGATGTTAAACGCCTGCCGGGGATACAGGATGTGGTTTACCACGAACGTACGGGCTTGACCATTGGCGCCGCAGTGACCATGAACCAGGTGGCCCGGCATGCCGCGGTGCAAACGCACTACCCGCTGCTGGCGGAAGCGGCCAACTCGGTGGCCTCGTACCAACTGCGGAACCGGGCCACTATTGGCGGTAACCTGTGCAACGCCTCCCCCGCCGCCGACACCGCCCCGGCCGTCCTGGTATTGGCGGGCCGGATGGTGCTACATGGGCCAAACGGGGCGCGGGAAGTACCGGCGAATGAGTTTTTCCTCGGCCCCGGTAAAACGGCTATGCAAGCCGGAGAATTGATGACGGCCATTCGCCTGCCGGCACCGCCCCCCGGCAGCGCCGGTAAATACTTAAAATTAGGCCGCAACGTCAAGGGCGACCTGGCGATTGTGGGCGTGGCGGTTTTTGCTTTCCCCGACCAAACCACGCCGGCCGGTTACTGCTTTCGCCTGGCTCTGGCCTCGGTGGCGCCGGTGCCGCTGCGGGCGCTAGAGGCGGAGGAATTTTTGGCCGCCCACCCGCCGGATGAAAAAACTTTTGCCCTGGCCGCCGACAAAGCAATGGCCGCCGCCGCGCCCATTGACGACGTGCGCGCCAGCGCCGCCTATCGCCAGGCCATGGTGCGGGCGCTCACCTTGCGGGGCCTGCGGATAGTCTGGGCGCAACTAAGGAGGCAAGCATGAGCAAACATTCCATTATAGTAACGGTAAACGGCGTTAAAGAATGGTTAGACGTGCCGGCCAATATGACCCTGCTGCAAATGCTGCGCGACGAGTTGGCCCTTACCGGCACTAAAAACGGCTGCGCCGCCGGAGAGTGCGGAGCCTGCACCGTGCTACTCAACGGCGAGCCGGTCAATTCCTGCCTGGTATTGGCCGTGGAGGCTGACGGCGCGGAAATTGTTACAGTTGAGGGGCTGGCCCGCGACGAGCAGTTAGACGTGATCCAACAAGCGTTTGTGGATGAAGGCGGGGTGCAATGCGGCTTCTGCACGCCGGGCATGCTTATCTCGGCGCGGGCGCTGCTGGATCGTCATCCCCACCCCAGCGAAGAAGAAATCCGCGAGGCGCTGTTGGGCAATCTTTGCCGCTGCACCGGCTACACCCGGATTGTGTGGGCCGTGCAGAAGGCTGCAAGGAGTGTATAATTATGAACAATCAAACCCACACTGTTAATCCTGTCGGCCAAAGCGTATCCCGCGTGGATGCTTTTGATAAAGTGACCGGCGCGGCCCAGTTCACCGACGACCTGCAATTTGGGCCGGGCCTGCTCTACGGGCGGGTCGTGCGCAGTCCTCACCCGCACGCGCTCATTAAAAAAGTGGACGCCGGCAAAGCACTGGTCCTGCCCGGCGTAAAAGCGGTAGTAACCGGCGCGGACACGCCCGGCTTTATCGGCCTGTATCTCAAAGACCGCCACATCTTCTGCGCTGACCGGGTGCGCTACGTGGGCGATCCGGTGGCCGGAGTGATTGCCGTGAGCGAGGAGATTGCCGAGGAAGCTACCCGCCTGGTTGAGGTAGAGTATCAAGAACTGCCCGCCGTGTTTGACCCGCTGGAAGCCATCAAACCTAACGCCCCCCTGCTTCACCCCGATTTGGGGTCTTATGAGGTTGTGCCCTTTATCTTTCCCCAGGCAGGCAGCAACGTGTCCAACGTTTTCCGGGTGCGTAAGGGCGACCCCAAGGCCGCCTGGGCACAGTGCGATGCCATTGTGGAAGAAACCTACCGCGTGCCACACATTCAGCACGTGCCTATTGAACCGCACGTGGCCATTGCCCAATGGGATCGCTCTGGCGAAGTGACGCTGTGGAGCAGCACCCAGTCTCCCTTTGCCCAGCGCGACCTCATTGCCCAGACGTTGGGCATTTCCCAGGGCGATATGCGCGTGATTGGCAACTATATTGGCGGCGGCTTTGGGGCCAAGGCCGGCGTGGCGATGGAGGCCATTGCCGTGGCCATGGCTCGCAAGATGCAGGGCCGCCCGGTAAAAGTGCGGATGACCCGCGAGGAAGAATTCTACTGCTGTTTTGTGCGGCAGGGGTTGGTAGCCAAAGTAAAAATTGGGGGGACCAAAGCGGGCCAGGTGCTGGCCCTGCAAGTTGAGTATTATTGGGACGCCGGAGCCTATACCGAGTACGGGGTCAATATCACCCGCGCCTCCGGCTATTCTTCTACCGGCCCGTATAATATCCCCAACGTTAAAACCGACTCTTACTGCCTCTACACCAACCATCCTGTGGGCGGGCCGATGCGCGGCTTTGGCATGCCGGAGATTCACTGGAGCATCGAGCAGTCGGTGGACCGGCTGGCCGGGGCGCTGGGGATTGACCCGGTGGCCTTTCGCCTGCAAAACTGCATCAAAGGCGGCGATACCATTGTGACCGGCATGACCATGCACCCCACCGGCCTGACGGAGTGCATTCAAAAAGTGAGCAAAGCCATTGAGTGGGATAAGGATGAGCTGGCCTCGGTCCCGCACAAACGGCGGGGCAAGGGTGTGGCCGTGTGCTGGAAAGCCCCGGCCATGCCGCCCAACCCCGGCTCCGAAGCCTGGGTGCGCTTTAACGAGGACGCTACCCTCAGCGTGGGATTGGGCGGGCAGGAGTTAGGCCAGGGCGCGTTTACCGTGGCCGCGCAAATGGCCGCCGAGGCCCTGGGCGTGCCCTACGAATGGGTGCGCATCTCCCGGCCCGTGGACACCAAATACAGCCCCTACGAATGGCAAACCGTAGCCAGCCGCATTACCTGGTCAATGGGCAACGCAGTGAAGGCAGCAGCCGAGGACGCCCGGCAGCAGGTTTTGGAGATTGTGGCCAAATACTGGCACGAGGACCCAACCGATTTGGACATCCGGGATGGCGAGGTTATCTCTTATAAAAGCGAGCAATCGCTCTCCCTGAAAAAGATGGTGGTTTACGGCCTGCCGCTGCCCAACGACCAGGGCTGGATGGGCGGCCCCATCATTGGCCGAGGCAAGTTTATGCCCGCTTACGTAACCAGCCTGGACGCCGAAACCGGCCAGGGAGCGCGGGCCGTGGTGCATTACACCACCGGGGCGCAAGCCGTTGAGGTAGAAGTGGACATCGAAACCGGCCAGGTGGAAATTTTGCGGCTGGCCGCAGCCTACGACGTGGGCAAAGCCATCAACCCCGAACAGGTGCATGCTCAATTAGAGGGCGGCGTGGTGCAGGGGGCCAGTTCCGCCCTCTTTGAGGCGCTCCGGCTGGAACAGGGGCAGCCGCTGAATCCCTCTTTTGTGGATTACCGGATTATGACCGCGGTGGACGCGCCCCGCAAAATCATCAGCGAGTATGTGGAAGTGCCGCAAGACGACGGGCCATGGGGCGCGCGGGGCATTGGCGAGCATCCCATGATTGCCACAGCTCCGGCCATTGCCAACGCCATCTATAAGGCCCTGGGCATTCGCTTTAACGATATGCCTCTAACGGCAGAAAAGATTTATCTGGCGCTGCAAAAAGAATCCTGACCAGGGGGTTGTTCGCTGAAATCACCTCAAACCGTAAATTTTTTCCTCCAACCCAATCAGGATATAATACCACCTATCAACTTATTCATCTGAGGAATTTGCAGTGACCAACCGGCCTTTGATTTTAGTTACCAACGACGACGGCATCAACTCCCCCGGCTTGCACGCCGCCGCCGAGGCGGTAGCCGATTTGGGCGACTTGCTGATTGTGGCGCCTACGTTCCAACAAAGCGGGGCCGGTCGCAGCTTTTTGTTAAAAGCGGATAGAACCATCCACCCCACTACTATTTGCGTTAATGGCCAACAACATCCCGCTTATAAAGCCGATGTTACCCCGGCTCAGGCCGTGGTGCTGGCCCTGGTAGAACTGGCTCAGCGTCCCATTGACCTGTGCCTCAGCGGCATCAACTATGGCGAGAACATTGGGTCGGGCATTACGGCTTCCGGCACGGTTGGCGCAGCCCTGGAAGCGGCCAGCGCCAACGTGCCCGCCCTGGCCATTAGCCTGGGCACCCCTGAGCAATATTATTTCAGCCATAGCCGAGAAATTGACTTCAGCACAGCCGCTCATTTTACCCGCTACTTTGCCCAAAAAACCCTTAAACACGGCCTGCCGGCCCGCGTTGACCTTTTAAAGATAGACGTCCCTGCTACCGCTACGGCGCAAACCCCCTGGCGCACGGCCTCCATTTCCCGCCAGCGCTACTTTGAATCGGTAAAGCCCCAAAAACCTTCTGACCGCGATTACCAGATTTACATTGACCACGACACCCTGGAGCCGGAGTCGGATATTTATGTTTTTGCCGTAGACAAACAGGTCGCCGTGGCGCCAATGACGATTGACTTGACCGCCCCCATAGCTCTGGAGAGTGTGGTCAGGTTTTTCAACGGCAAAAGCGGGTGAGTTACCACATCCGCTGAAAGATCACGTCGTAAGAGTAGTGCCCCCGGCAAAGCTGGTTATTTTCTACCCGCCATTGGCAATCTTCGGGCGATTCGCAGTACCCGGCTTCTTGCAACCACTCCGGGGGAATATCTTCGTCCAGGGTAGAGAGTGGTGGGGTAAAATCGCTGGTGTAGCGCGTGCCGTCTTGATGGCCCATCACGGCCAGTTCCATAGTAGCGCTCCAAACCAAAATCCGCACTGCGCCCGGCCCGTCCACGCCGGTGGGCACTTCAAAATTACCAAATTTATCGCCAATCAAAACGCCGTCCAAAAG
Coding sequences:
- a CDS encoding thiolase domain-containing protein gives rise to the protein MRNVAILGVGMVPFERREDDSLLDMLSMAALKAMDDANIGNRPIDAVYVGNMGAGLFNHQLAVASALVDSLNLFPAAADSVENGPASGGSALKNGILAVASGYYNLVLVVGGEKMRDVIGPKATDIVAAMTHPQAEYIYGATLPSMAGMFARLYMQQYGVTEEHLAKVAIKNHQNGMLNPYAHIHMNISLEGILTSPHSIVNNPIVADPLRLYDCCPVSDGAAACLLCPADMVKEFKKPAVIVAGFGQATDTHTLQERADPTDLKAVRLAAQKAFEMAKLSPKDIDVAELHDAFTILEIAESEHAGFFEKGAGAKALASGETQIGGSLPINPSGGLKARGHPVGATGVAQVVELVWQLRGEADERQVKDAEKGFSLNFGGFGNNVVAFVLRRES
- a CDS encoding GxxExxY protein; translated protein: MKAFVPIPEEVERVGRVLLEAGMEVHRSLGPGFIERIYEEALCHELTLRNTSFERQKTIEVFYKNVSLGEQRIDLVINDMIIVELKAVEKILPIHEAQLLSYLKATNLRLGFILNFNVPLFKNGIRRMVL
- a CDS encoding cyclase family protein — protein: MKLIDLTIPFGVATPPWPTYEPLQLKYFKRQAPNGANGQLLTHSNHLGTHLDGEIHFYTAGKDIAALDLNEFLMGPGVVVDLSDAAGDYQIYTSKMIEERVEVRENDILIIHTGYHHFGWDMPTADEVRYMVQHSGPDREFAEWAKAKKIRWIGVDCGSADHPMNTIIRDWMPRQAIEADRVFQEMYGASLAEVFTPDKYQLMHIEMFPHHIIHAECIGGDIDLLLNRRTTIGFFPWRFVDGESSIGRCVALVDEAEYEELMARKAQLPQTRFGDCYNPEHVKRIEQLTKRF
- a CDS encoding xanthine permease — encoded protein: MAVATQEKKLIGYLPNDTPPWGPMIGLAFQHVLTMFPATVLVAILTGFDVGVTLFASGLATIIALLVSSRLAKSYIPLYYGSSFSYIAPVVAITMTNIYNVDDPVTRIRIAQGGIVMTGVLNVLVGILIRYVGKDKLDKVLPPEVTGSVATVIGIALAFAALGMAEANWAVALITLLVTILFSVYLRGRGFIGMLPVLLGALVGYIVSIPLGLVDFVPVGEAAWFRVPQFTFPIFWSQAAGLAPLLAIAPIAIATIPESTAHLYQISLYVDQLAGEMKRPPVKLSRFIGLNLVCDGIGDAVNGLLGGCAGTNYGENNSLMAITRNYSGPALITAGVIAILLGFIGKLAALVGTLPLAVTGGLAIYLFGVIGAQGIALQIAQKVNMFDPRKLAVIATILVIGIGGAIGFEGGMIPFYGLNLPSIATSAVVGIILNLIFLIFPARQIDREFEEVPIEALELEV
- a CDS encoding xanthine dehydrogenase family protein subunit M; the encoded protein is MLAKPGLPSFDYVQASTPDEAAGLLKEHGPSARLLMGGTDLFARMRDGFIQPQVVVDVKRLPGIQDVVYHERTGLTIGAAVTMNQVARHAAVQTHYPLLAEAANSVASYQLRNRATIGGNLCNASPAADTAPAVLVLAGRMVLHGPNGAREVPANEFFLGPGKTAMQAGELMTAIRLPAPPPGSAGKYLKLGRNVKGDLAIVGVAVFAFPDQTTPAGYCFRLALASVAPVPLRALEAEEFLAAHPPDEKTFALAADKAMAAAAPIDDVRASAAYRQAMVRALTLRGLRIVWAQLRRQA
- a CDS encoding (2Fe-2S)-binding protein; translated protein: MSKHSIIVTVNGVKEWLDVPANMTLLQMLRDELALTGTKNGCAAGECGACTVLLNGEPVNSCLVLAVEADGAEIVTVEGLARDEQLDVIQQAFVDEGGVQCGFCTPGMLISARALLDRHPHPSEEEIREALLGNLCRCTGYTRIVWAVQKAARSV
- a CDS encoding molybdopterin-dependent oxidoreductase, which codes for MNNQTHTVNPVGQSVSRVDAFDKVTGAAQFTDDLQFGPGLLYGRVVRSPHPHALIKKVDAGKALVLPGVKAVVTGADTPGFIGLYLKDRHIFCADRVRYVGDPVAGVIAVSEEIAEEATRLVEVEYQELPAVFDPLEAIKPNAPLLHPDLGSYEVVPFIFPQAGSNVSNVFRVRKGDPKAAWAQCDAIVEETYRVPHIQHVPIEPHVAIAQWDRSGEVTLWSSTQSPFAQRDLIAQTLGISQGDMRVIGNYIGGGFGAKAGVAMEAIAVAMARKMQGRPVKVRMTREEEFYCCFVRQGLVAKVKIGGTKAGQVLALQVEYYWDAGAYTEYGVNITRASGYSSTGPYNIPNVKTDSYCLYTNHPVGGPMRGFGMPEIHWSIEQSVDRLAGALGIDPVAFRLQNCIKGGDTIVTGMTMHPTGLTECIQKVSKAIEWDKDELASVPHKRRGKGVAVCWKAPAMPPNPGSEAWVRFNEDATLSVGLGGQELGQGAFTVAAQMAAEALGVPYEWVRISRPVDTKYSPYEWQTVASRITWSMGNAVKAAAEDARQQVLEIVAKYWHEDPTDLDIRDGEVISYKSEQSLSLKKMVVYGLPLPNDQGWMGGPIIGRGKFMPAYVTSLDAETGQGARAVVHYTTGAQAVEVEVDIETGQVEILRLAAAYDVGKAINPEQVHAQLEGGVVQGASSALFEALRLEQGQPLNPSFVDYRIMTAVDAPRKIISEYVEVPQDDGPWGARGIGEHPMIATAPAIANAIYKALGIRFNDMPLTAEKIYLALQKES
- the surE gene encoding 5'/3'-nucleotidase SurE, whose translation is MTNRPLILVTNDDGINSPGLHAAAEAVADLGDLLIVAPTFQQSGAGRSFLLKADRTIHPTTICVNGQQHPAYKADVTPAQAVVLALVELAQRPIDLCLSGINYGENIGSGITASGTVGAALEAASANVPALAISLGTPEQYYFSHSREIDFSTAAHFTRYFAQKTLKHGLPARVDLLKIDVPATATAQTPWRTASISRQRYFESVKPQKPSDRDYQIYIDHDTLEPESDIYVFAVDKQVAVAPMTIDLTAPIALESVVRFFNGKSG